A window of the Pseudoliparis swirei isolate HS2019 ecotype Mariana Trench chromosome 13, NWPU_hadal_v1, whole genome shotgun sequence genome harbors these coding sequences:
- the znf646 gene encoding zinc finger protein 646 isoform X1, translated as MAVQDPGRTTGFPCKQCGAVCPSMPGLLEHMDAHLQEEEERKFKCDECGRGYRHAGSLANHKKTHQVGSFQCNTCGKEYSNALALKSHLRSHTSQKKYSCDECGKAFRLASQLGTHARVHLSRRVKDESVGKVDVEYPTREIESETETEYEYENDLSEQSASVQISAGNSPADDEMEIVYNAQSETSDGAADRPFRCDLCDKSYIHYRSLTNHKKTHQVGMFECTVCFKQFNNMAALYSHQRTHRTRSGTDPDSIGESYSATPPGRFSPQSHDSPVNFCHLCQVLFPNDAEFQEHIQMHNSSSVSFGLHDAASENLNISYDNSIASPESNLYASPLNNVPSISSVDNLGGFDQPKERIRSNGHMYSDCPNNQTPPFNSTQGEPPITDTSILKPPLMHAENSDDAAEAEETEAVDSADRRFRCRICSKSYRHSGSLINHKRSHQVGIYQCSICRKSYPHLAALKSHLRLHKNQSTSFGEGDWLSSEPLTLDNQQGCFSSQDEEEEGEGDGTPPVLGVNQENGVDHSNRASYHEQFKQDVMHLPHDQHPMQRHMCADCGETFADIAGIKSHSCPMLQQQHDTTSADYDGDVHFPESIGRCAIGNPGSNVEFHGLNGGHEQSYFDQNFHDTLSLDQLNGDEEGGNHDEDDDDGDLCQCSICGNRYTSMGALRSHLRGHAQSHGTPASSGPSSMSSHEEIKEDEPGEMMICSTCGESFANRQDLILHQLLHKKDQEVDPVNMDNSGASAGKEEVQSVICGSCGIFCTSFHHLDNHGCTDRTEDLTTAKEETKGNGVAQHEGTLDSGDRQYKCDQCGRSYRHAGSLLNHKKSHKTGVFRCLICQKRFYNLLALKNHQRSHFDIKRHTCHECGKAFKIQKQLLNHLRRHKENQAKIHDLNNQIQALMNEAQSDGGAQAPPSAAAQAFPSSRRCKPLRGAKRGPVKCRPALKSEDAGDQRPFACDQCGRTYRHAGSLVNHRNSHKTGEYYCSVCNNTYSNQLAMKNHLRTHFAYKKHSCQNCGKGFRGKKQLLGHNCANVRKEGTRSKRVLKARPAKCKESRQAFVSVAQLAAHACDGPPGGKREERPFACNMCSRSYRHAGSLLNHKNTHKTGTFSCSFCSKPFSNPMALRNHTRIHTQKKKYGCLTCGKAFRLASILHNHQRVHDRVASQFNCPACGKSFQGRAGLKRHRCRRGQENSPRAGVQQSERGDRCFMCDLCGRSYRHAGSLLNHKKTHSSSLHHCTLCLQTFPDPLTLQIHAMMRRHCCPECGKTFCQVAHLQSHMEVHSKDPRQQSGDRPGDDGARRDSGIDPAAGIDGTRGPAPPPSSHIPGSGETQSRESGGPEEKSHVCEHCGRAYRHAGSLLNHKNSHKTGAFSCAVCHKAFTNLMALKNHRRIHTEPKRYQCLQCGKAFRVSTQLVCHRRIHTKEKPFSCPPCGKSFSSKSNLRHHQKMHPASTQPCASFSMDAFMDLDTGSFL; from the exons ATGGCAGTGCAGGATCCCGGCAGGACGACAGGCTTTCCTTGCAAACAATGTGGCGCGGTGTGTCCCAGTATGCCCGGCCTGCTCGAGCACATGGACGCTCACcttcaggaagaagaagaacgcaaATTTAAATGTGATGAATGTGGACGCGGTTATCGGCACGCCGGTAGCCTCGCGAACCACAAGAAGACTCACCAAGTGGGTTCTTTTCAATGTAACACCTGCGGTAAAGAATACTCTAATGCTTTGGCCCTGAAGAGTCACCTCCGCAGCCACACCTCACAGAAGAAGTACTCGTGCGATGAGTGTGGGAAAGCTTTCCGTCTGGCATCACAGCTCGGCACGCACGCCAGGGTCCATCTCTCCAGGAGAGTGAAAGACGAGTCGGTCGGGAAGGTAGACGTGGAATATCCCACTCGTGAAATTGAATCTGAAACTGAaactgaatatgaatatgaaaatgATCTCAGTGAGCAGTCAGCCAGCGTCCAGATTTCAGCAGGAAACAGCCCAGCTGATGACGAGATGGAGATTGTTTATAATGCGCAATCCGAGACGTCCGATGGTGCGGCAGATCGACCCTTCAGGTGTGATTTGTGTGACAAGTCGTACATACATTATCGAAGCCTGACCAATCACAAGAAGACTCACCAGGTGGGAATGTTTGAATGCACCGTGTGTTTCAAGCAGTTCAACAACATGGCTGCTCTCTACAGCCACCAGAGGACTCACAGGACGAGAAGTGGCACGGACCCGGACTCGATCGGTGAGTCCTACTCCGCCACGCCTCCGGGACGGTTCTCCCCTCAGAGCCACGACTCTCCAGTGAACTTTTGCCATTTGTGTCAGGTCCTCTTCCCCAATGACGCCGAGTTCCAGGAACACATCCAAATGCATAACTCTTCATCTGTGTCATTCGGTCTTCACGATGCCGCGTCAGAGAACCTCAATATATCATATGACAACAGTATCGCTTCGCCTGAGTCCAATTTATATGCATCTCCTTTAAATAATGTTCCCTCAATATCATCTGTAGATAATCTGGGAGGCTTTGATCAGCCAAAGGAGCGGATTAGAAGTAACGGCCACATGTACTCTGACTGCCCCAATAATCAAACGCCCCCTTTCAATAGCACTCAGGGAGAACCACCGATCACAGATACAAGCATTCTCAAGCCTCCCCTGATGCACGCAGAGAACAGTGACGATGCAGCTGAAGCAGAAGAGACTGAAGCTGTAGATTCTGCCGACCGTCGTTTCAGGTGTCGAATCTGCAGTAAAAGCTACCGGCACTCTGGGAGCCTCATCAACCACAAAAGGTCACATCAGGTCGGGATTTACCAATGTTCCATCTGCAGAAAGAGCTATCCTCACCTCGCTGCCCTGAAAAGTCATCTTCGTCTCCACAAAAACCAGTCGACCTCTTTTGGTGAGGGTGACTGGCTCTCCTCAGAGCCTCTGACTCTGGATAACCAACAGGGCTGCTTCTCCTCtcaagacgaggaagaggagggggagggggatggcACTCCTCCTGTGCTTGGGGTGAATCAGGAGAATGGAGTTGACCACAGCAACAGAGCTTCATACCATGAGCAGTTCAAACAGGACGTCATGCATCTACCTCACGACCAACACCCGATGCAGAGGCACATGTGTGCAGATTGTGGTGAGACATTTGCAGATATTGCAGGGATAAAGTCTCACAGCTGCCCGATGCTCCAGCAGCAACACGACACGACGAGCGCCGACTACGACGGTGATGTACATTTCCCGGAAAGTATTGGCCGCTGTGCGATTGGAAATCCAGGAAGTAATGTTGAGTTCCACGGTCTGAACGGTGGCCACGAGCAGAGTTACTTTGATCAGAACTTTCATGACACTTTGAGCCTCGATCAGCTGAATGGTGACGAAGAAGGTGGTAATCATGACGAAGATGACGATGATGGGGATCTTTGTCAATGCTCTATTTGTGGAAACCGCTACACCAGCATGGGGGCTCTCAGGAGCCATCTCCGAGGGCACGCCCAGTCCCACGGTACCCCTGCGAGCTCGGGGccttcctccatgtcctcccACGAAGAGATAAAGGAAGACGAGCCCGGAGAGATGATGATCTGTAGCACGTGTGGGGAGAGCTTTGCCAACAGGCAGGACTTGATCCTTCATCAGTTGCTACACAAAAAGGACCAGGAAGTAGATCCTGTAAATATGGACAACAGTGGTGCGTCTGCAGGAAAAGAGGAAGTGCAGAGTGTaatctgtggcagctgtggcaTCTTCTGCACCAGCTTCCATCACCTTGACAACCACGGCTGCACAGATCGGACGGAAGATTTGACGACCGCTAAGGAGGAAACGAAAGGAAATGGCGTTGCCCAGCATGAAGGAACGCTGGACTCCGGAGATCGTCAGTACAAGTGTGACCAGTGTGGCCGTTCATACCGACACGCCGGCTCTCTCCTCAACCACAAGAAGTCCCACAAAACCGGCGTATTCAGATGCCTCATCTGCCAGAAGCGCTTCTACAACCTGTTGGCCCTTAAAAACCACCAGAGGTCCCACTTTGATATTAAGAG GCATACCTGCCATGAGTGTGGGAAAGCCTTCAAAATCCAGAAGCAGCTTTTGAATCACCTGAGAAGGCACAAAGAGAACCAAGCCAAGATCCATGACCTCAACAACCAGATCCAGGCTCTCATGAACGAGGCCCAGTCGGACGGAGGAGCGCAGGCCCCGCCTTCGGCCGCCGCTCAGGCCTTCCCCTCCTCTCGGCGCTGCAAGCCGCTGCGGGGCGCCAAGAGAGGTCCGGTAAAGTGTCGACCTGCACTGAAGTCGGAGGACGCGGGGGACCAGCGGCCCTTCGCCTGTGACCAGTGTGGCCGTACGTATCGCCACGCAGGAAGTCTGGTCAACCACAGGAACTCCCATAAAACGGGTGAATATTACTGCTCCGTGTGCAACAACACGTACTCCAATCAGCTGGCGATGAAGAACCACTTGCGCACCCACTTTGCATATAAAAAGCACTCTTGCCAAAACTGTGGAAAAGGCTTCCGGGGAAAGAAGCAGCTATTGGGCCACAATTGTGCCAACGTCAGAAAGGAGGGGACGAGAAGCAAGAGGGTCCTCAAAGCTCGACCCGCTAAGTGTAAGGAGAGTCGGCAGGCCTTCGTCTCCGTGGCCCAGCTGGCGGCCCACGCCTGTGACGGACCTCCAGGCGGCAAGAGAGAGGAGCGGCCGTTCGCCTGCAACATGTGCAGTCGCAGCTACCGCCACGCCGGCTCCCTCCTGAACCACAAGAACACCCACAAGACGGGAACCTTCAGCTGCTCCTTCTGCTCCAAGCCCTTCAGCAACCCCATGGCGCTCCGCAACCACACGCGCATCCACACGCAGAAGAAGAAGTACGGGTGTCTGACGTGCGGAAAGGCCTTCCGCCTCGCCAGCATCCTGCACAACCACCAGAGGGTCCACGACCGCGTCGCCAGCCAGTTCAACTGTCCGGCCTGCGGGAAGAGCTTCCAGGGCCGGGCCGGCCTGAAGAGGCACCGCTGCCGCCGGGGCCAGGAGAACTCGCCCCGAGCCGGAGTCCAGCAGTCGGAGCGGGGGGACCGCTGCTTCAT GTGTGACCTGTGTGGGCGCTCCTACCGCCACGCTGGCTCTCTCCTCAACCATAAAAAGACGCACTCCTCCAGCCTCCACCACTGTACCTTGTGTCTCCAGACATTTCCTGATCCTCTCACTCTACAGATACACGCCATGATGAGGCGTCACTGCTGCCCCGAGTGCGGCAAGACCTTCTGTCAGGTGGCCCACCTGCAGAGCCACATGGAGGTGCACTCAAAGGACCCTCGCCAGCAGAGCGGGGACCGACCCGGAGACGACGGCGCTCGCCGGGACTCGGGAATCGATCCGGCCGCGGGGATCGACGGGACGCGCGGgccggctccgcccccttcctcCCACATTCCAGGAAGCGGCGAGACACAGAGCCGCGAGTCTGGCGGCCCGGAGGAGAAGAGCCACGTGTGCGAGCACTGCGGCCGCGCCTACCGCCACGCCGGCTCCCTGCTCAACCACAAGAACAGCCACAAGACGGGCGCCTTCTCCTGCGCCGTGTGCCACAAGGCCTTCACCAACCTGATGGCGCTCAAGAACCACCGGCGCATCCACACGGAGCCCAAGCGCTACCAGTGCCTGCAGTGCGGCAAGGCGTTCCGCGTGTCCACGCAGCTCGTCTGCCACCGCCGCATCCACACCAAGGAGAAGCCCTTCAGCTGCCCGCCGTGCGGCAAGAGCTTCTCCAGCAAGTCCAACCTGCGGCACCACCAGAAGATGCACCCGGCGAGCACGCAGCCCTGCGCCTCCTTCAGCATGGACGCCTTCATGGACCTGGACACGGGCTCCTTCCTCTAG
- the znf646 gene encoding zinc finger protein 646 isoform X2 → MAVQDPGRTTGFPCKQCGAVCPSMPGLLEHMDAHLQEEEERKFKCDECGRGYRHAGSLANHKKTHQVGSFQCNTCGKEYSNALALKSHLRSHTSQKKYSCDECGKAFRLASQLGTHARVHLSRRVKDESVGKVDVEYPTREIESETETEYEYENDLSEQSASVQISAGNSPADDEMEIVYNAQSETSDGAADRPFRCDLCDKSYIHYRSLTNHKKTHQVGMFECTVCFKQFNNMAALYSHQRTHRTRSGTDPDSIGESYSATPPGRFSPQSHDSPVNFCHLCQVLFPNDAEFQEHIQMHNSSSVSFGLHDAASENLNISYDNSIASPESNLYASPLNNVPSISSVDNLGGFDQPKERIRSNGHMYSDCPNNQTPPFNSTQGEPPITDTSILKPPLMHAENSDDAAEAEETEAVDSADRRFRCRICSKSYRHSGSLINHKRSHQVGIYQCSICRKSYPHLAALKSHLRLHKNQSTSFGEGDWLSSEPLTLDNQQGCFSSQDEEEEGEGDGTPPVLGVNQENGVDHSNRASYHEQFKQDVMHLPHDQHPMQRHMCADCGETFADIAGIKSHSCPMLQQQHDTTSADYDGDVHFPESIGRCAIGNPGSNVEFHGLNGGHEQSYFDQNFHDTLSLDQLNGDEEGGNHDEDDDDGDLCQCSICGNRYTSMGALRSHLRGHAQSHGTPASSGPSSMSSHEEIKEDEPGEMMICSTCGESFANRQDLILHQLLHKKDQEVDPVNMDNSGASAGKEEVQSVICGSCGIFCTSFHHLDNHGCTDRTEDLTTAKEETKGNGVAQHEGTLDSGDRQYKCDQCGRSYRHAGSLLNHKKSHKTGVFRCLICQKRFYNLLALKNHQRSHFDIKRHTCHECGKAFKIQKQLLNHLRRHKENQAKIHDLNNQIQALMNEAQSDGGAQAPPSAAAQAFPSSRRCKPLRGAKRGPVKCRPALKSEDAGDQRPFACDQCGRTYRHAGSLVNHRNSHKTGEYYCSVCNNTYSNQLAMKNHLRTHFAYKKHSCQNCGKGFRGKKQLLGHNCANVRKEGTRSKRVLKARPAKCKESRQAFVSVAQLAAHACDGPPGGKREERPFACNMCSRSYRHAGSLLNHKNTHKTGTFSCSFCSKPFSNPMALRNHTRIHTQKKKYGCLTCGKAFRLASILHNHQRVHDRVASQFNCPACGKSFQGRAGLKRHRCRRGQENSPRAGVQQSERGDRCFIYTP, encoded by the exons ATGGCAGTGCAGGATCCCGGCAGGACGACAGGCTTTCCTTGCAAACAATGTGGCGCGGTGTGTCCCAGTATGCCCGGCCTGCTCGAGCACATGGACGCTCACcttcaggaagaagaagaacgcaaATTTAAATGTGATGAATGTGGACGCGGTTATCGGCACGCCGGTAGCCTCGCGAACCACAAGAAGACTCACCAAGTGGGTTCTTTTCAATGTAACACCTGCGGTAAAGAATACTCTAATGCTTTGGCCCTGAAGAGTCACCTCCGCAGCCACACCTCACAGAAGAAGTACTCGTGCGATGAGTGTGGGAAAGCTTTCCGTCTGGCATCACAGCTCGGCACGCACGCCAGGGTCCATCTCTCCAGGAGAGTGAAAGACGAGTCGGTCGGGAAGGTAGACGTGGAATATCCCACTCGTGAAATTGAATCTGAAACTGAaactgaatatgaatatgaaaatgATCTCAGTGAGCAGTCAGCCAGCGTCCAGATTTCAGCAGGAAACAGCCCAGCTGATGACGAGATGGAGATTGTTTATAATGCGCAATCCGAGACGTCCGATGGTGCGGCAGATCGACCCTTCAGGTGTGATTTGTGTGACAAGTCGTACATACATTATCGAAGCCTGACCAATCACAAGAAGACTCACCAGGTGGGAATGTTTGAATGCACCGTGTGTTTCAAGCAGTTCAACAACATGGCTGCTCTCTACAGCCACCAGAGGACTCACAGGACGAGAAGTGGCACGGACCCGGACTCGATCGGTGAGTCCTACTCCGCCACGCCTCCGGGACGGTTCTCCCCTCAGAGCCACGACTCTCCAGTGAACTTTTGCCATTTGTGTCAGGTCCTCTTCCCCAATGACGCCGAGTTCCAGGAACACATCCAAATGCATAACTCTTCATCTGTGTCATTCGGTCTTCACGATGCCGCGTCAGAGAACCTCAATATATCATATGACAACAGTATCGCTTCGCCTGAGTCCAATTTATATGCATCTCCTTTAAATAATGTTCCCTCAATATCATCTGTAGATAATCTGGGAGGCTTTGATCAGCCAAAGGAGCGGATTAGAAGTAACGGCCACATGTACTCTGACTGCCCCAATAATCAAACGCCCCCTTTCAATAGCACTCAGGGAGAACCACCGATCACAGATACAAGCATTCTCAAGCCTCCCCTGATGCACGCAGAGAACAGTGACGATGCAGCTGAAGCAGAAGAGACTGAAGCTGTAGATTCTGCCGACCGTCGTTTCAGGTGTCGAATCTGCAGTAAAAGCTACCGGCACTCTGGGAGCCTCATCAACCACAAAAGGTCACATCAGGTCGGGATTTACCAATGTTCCATCTGCAGAAAGAGCTATCCTCACCTCGCTGCCCTGAAAAGTCATCTTCGTCTCCACAAAAACCAGTCGACCTCTTTTGGTGAGGGTGACTGGCTCTCCTCAGAGCCTCTGACTCTGGATAACCAACAGGGCTGCTTCTCCTCtcaagacgaggaagaggagggggagggggatggcACTCCTCCTGTGCTTGGGGTGAATCAGGAGAATGGAGTTGACCACAGCAACAGAGCTTCATACCATGAGCAGTTCAAACAGGACGTCATGCATCTACCTCACGACCAACACCCGATGCAGAGGCACATGTGTGCAGATTGTGGTGAGACATTTGCAGATATTGCAGGGATAAAGTCTCACAGCTGCCCGATGCTCCAGCAGCAACACGACACGACGAGCGCCGACTACGACGGTGATGTACATTTCCCGGAAAGTATTGGCCGCTGTGCGATTGGAAATCCAGGAAGTAATGTTGAGTTCCACGGTCTGAACGGTGGCCACGAGCAGAGTTACTTTGATCAGAACTTTCATGACACTTTGAGCCTCGATCAGCTGAATGGTGACGAAGAAGGTGGTAATCATGACGAAGATGACGATGATGGGGATCTTTGTCAATGCTCTATTTGTGGAAACCGCTACACCAGCATGGGGGCTCTCAGGAGCCATCTCCGAGGGCACGCCCAGTCCCACGGTACCCCTGCGAGCTCGGGGccttcctccatgtcctcccACGAAGAGATAAAGGAAGACGAGCCCGGAGAGATGATGATCTGTAGCACGTGTGGGGAGAGCTTTGCCAACAGGCAGGACTTGATCCTTCATCAGTTGCTACACAAAAAGGACCAGGAAGTAGATCCTGTAAATATGGACAACAGTGGTGCGTCTGCAGGAAAAGAGGAAGTGCAGAGTGTaatctgtggcagctgtggcaTCTTCTGCACCAGCTTCCATCACCTTGACAACCACGGCTGCACAGATCGGACGGAAGATTTGACGACCGCTAAGGAGGAAACGAAAGGAAATGGCGTTGCCCAGCATGAAGGAACGCTGGACTCCGGAGATCGTCAGTACAAGTGTGACCAGTGTGGCCGTTCATACCGACACGCCGGCTCTCTCCTCAACCACAAGAAGTCCCACAAAACCGGCGTATTCAGATGCCTCATCTGCCAGAAGCGCTTCTACAACCTGTTGGCCCTTAAAAACCACCAGAGGTCCCACTTTGATATTAAGAG GCATACCTGCCATGAGTGTGGGAAAGCCTTCAAAATCCAGAAGCAGCTTTTGAATCACCTGAGAAGGCACAAAGAGAACCAAGCCAAGATCCATGACCTCAACAACCAGATCCAGGCTCTCATGAACGAGGCCCAGTCGGACGGAGGAGCGCAGGCCCCGCCTTCGGCCGCCGCTCAGGCCTTCCCCTCCTCTCGGCGCTGCAAGCCGCTGCGGGGCGCCAAGAGAGGTCCGGTAAAGTGTCGACCTGCACTGAAGTCGGAGGACGCGGGGGACCAGCGGCCCTTCGCCTGTGACCAGTGTGGCCGTACGTATCGCCACGCAGGAAGTCTGGTCAACCACAGGAACTCCCATAAAACGGGTGAATATTACTGCTCCGTGTGCAACAACACGTACTCCAATCAGCTGGCGATGAAGAACCACTTGCGCACCCACTTTGCATATAAAAAGCACTCTTGCCAAAACTGTGGAAAAGGCTTCCGGGGAAAGAAGCAGCTATTGGGCCACAATTGTGCCAACGTCAGAAAGGAGGGGACGAGAAGCAAGAGGGTCCTCAAAGCTCGACCCGCTAAGTGTAAGGAGAGTCGGCAGGCCTTCGTCTCCGTGGCCCAGCTGGCGGCCCACGCCTGTGACGGACCTCCAGGCGGCAAGAGAGAGGAGCGGCCGTTCGCCTGCAACATGTGCAGTCGCAGCTACCGCCACGCCGGCTCCCTCCTGAACCACAAGAACACCCACAAGACGGGAACCTTCAGCTGCTCCTTCTGCTCCAAGCCCTTCAGCAACCCCATGGCGCTCCGCAACCACACGCGCATCCACACGCAGAAGAAGAAGTACGGGTGTCTGACGTGCGGAAAGGCCTTCCGCCTCGCCAGCATCCTGCACAACCACCAGAGGGTCCACGACCGCGTCGCCAGCCAGTTCAACTGTCCGGCCTGCGGGAAGAGCTTCCAGGGCCGGGCCGGCCTGAAGAGGCACCGCTGCCGCCGGGGCCAGGAGAACTCGCCCCGAGCCGGAGTCCAGCAGTCGGAGCGGGGGGACCGCTGCTTCAT ATACACGCCATGA